In a genomic window of Flavobacterium sp. KACC 22761:
- the ilvB gene encoding biosynthetic-type acetolactate synthase large subunit yields the protein MRISGAEAVIRCLLAEGVDLIYGYPGGAIMPVYDELYKFQDQLHHVLVRHEQGATHAAQGYARATGKVGVAIATSGPGATNLVTGIADAQIDSTPMVCITGQVGRHLLGSDAFQETDIIGISTPVTKWNFQVTEASQIPEIIAKAFYIARSGRPGPVLIDITKNAQFDEFDFSYEKCTGIRSYVPVPKLNLDKVAEAAALINSAKKPLIVFGQGIILGQAEAEFKAVIEKSGIPAAWTILGLSALPTDHPLNVGMLGMHGNYAPNLLTNECDVLIAFGMRFDDRVTGKLSTYAKQAKVIHFEIDPAEIDKNVKTEIAVLGDVKESLAALLPLLDEKSHDLWHNEFKALQEVEFNSVIKEELNPTNGKGISMGETIEMINKHSKGDAIIVSDVGQHQMFACRYAKFNSTKSNITSGGLGTMGFALPAAIGAKMGKPEREVVAIIGDGGFQMTIQELGTIFQTEVPVKIVVLNNEFLGMVRQWQELFFDNRYASTKMINPNFVAIAEGYHIKSKKVTQREDLDEAVAEMLASKDSFFLEVMVEKENNVFPMIPTGACVSEIRLS from the coding sequence ATGAGAATATCAGGGGCAGAAGCCGTTATAAGATGTTTGTTAGCAGAAGGTGTAGACTTGATTTATGGTTATCCAGGTGGAGCGATCATGCCAGTTTACGATGAATTATATAAATTTCAGGATCAGTTGCACCACGTTTTAGTACGTCACGAACAAGGTGCAACGCATGCCGCTCAAGGTTATGCAAGAGCTACAGGGAAAGTAGGAGTAGCGATTGCGACTTCTGGACCAGGAGCAACTAATTTGGTAACAGGAATCGCTGATGCTCAGATCGATTCGACTCCAATGGTTTGTATTACAGGACAAGTTGGAAGACATTTATTAGGTTCTGATGCATTTCAGGAAACGGATATTATTGGAATTTCAACTCCAGTTACAAAATGGAATTTTCAGGTAACTGAGGCTTCTCAAATTCCAGAAATTATTGCAAAAGCGTTTTATATCGCTCGTTCTGGACGTCCAGGGCCAGTTTTGATTGACATTACTAAAAATGCTCAGTTTGATGAGTTTGATTTTAGCTATGAAAAATGTACAGGAATCAGAAGTTATGTTCCTGTTCCAAAATTAAATTTAGATAAAGTTGCCGAAGCGGCTGCATTGATCAATAGTGCAAAGAAACCATTAATCGTTTTTGGGCAAGGAATTATTCTTGGTCAAGCAGAAGCAGAATTTAAAGCGGTAATCGAAAAATCTGGAATTCCAGCAGCATGGACAATTTTAGGGCTTTCAGCTTTACCTACAGATCATCCTTTAAATGTTGGAATGCTTGGAATGCATGGAAATTATGCGCCAAATTTATTGACAAATGAGTGTGATGTTTTAATTGCTTTCGGAATGCGTTTTGACGACCGTGTTACAGGTAAATTAAGTACTTATGCAAAACAGGCAAAAGTAATTCACTTCGAAATTGATCCTGCTGAAATTGATAAAAACGTTAAAACTGAAATTGCAGTTTTAGGTGATGTAAAAGAATCTCTTGCGGCTTTATTGCCTTTATTGGATGAAAAATCACACGATTTATGGCACAATGAATTTAAGGCATTGCAAGAAGTTGAATTTAACTCGGTAATAAAAGAAGAATTGAATCCAACGAATGGTAAAGGAATTTCAATGGGAGAAACTATTGAAATGATCAACAAACATTCAAAAGGTGATGCAATTATCGTTTCAGATGTTGGTCAGCACCAAATGTTTGCTTGTCGTTATGCAAAATTCAATTCGACTAAAAGCAATATCACTTCTGGTGGATTAGGAACAATGGGATTTGCGCTTCCAGCAGCAATTGGAGCAAAAATGGGAAAACCAGAACGAGAAGTGGTAGCGATTATTGGTGATGGTGGATTCCAAATGACAATTCAGGAATTGGGAACAATTTTCCAGACTGAAGTTCCAGTTAAAATTGTGGTTTTAAATAATGAATTCTTAGGAATGGTGCGTCAATGGCAGGAATTGTTTTTTGACAATCGTTATGCATCAACAAAAATGATTAATCCAAATTTTGTTGCAATTGCAGAAGGGTATCATATTAAATCTAAAAAAGTAACACAACGTGAAGATTTAGACGAGGCTGTTGCAGAAATGCTTGCTTCTAAAGATTCTTTCTTCCTAGAAGTCATGGTGGAAAAAGAAAACAACGTTTTCCCAATGATTCCAACAGGGGCATGTGTTTCAGAAATTAGATTAAGCTAA
- the ilvN gene encoding acetolactate synthase small subunit, with amino-acid sequence MEDKTFTISVYSENNVGLLNRISGIFLKRHINILSLNVSESEIENVSRFIIVVNTTEKWVQNIVGQIEKQIEVIKAFYHTDEETIFLENALFKIASSLLFDEKQIQNIIKESQSTIVTVSRDFFVISKSGRRSEIEELYEKFKPYGIMQFVRSGRISVSKEKMEISTLLETFK; translated from the coding sequence ATGGAAGATAAAACTTTTACCATATCGGTATACTCAGAAAATAATGTGGGTTTGTTGAACAGGATATCTGGAATATTCTTAAAGCGTCACATTAATATATTAAGCCTAAATGTTTCTGAATCAGAAATAGAGAATGTTTCAAGATTTATTATTGTAGTAAATACAACTGAAAAATGGGTTCAAAATATTGTTGGCCAAATTGAAAAACAAATTGAAGTAATAAAAGCATTTTATCACACAGATGAAGAGACGATTTTCTTAGAAAATGCTTTATTCAAGATCGCTTCAAGTTTGTTGTTTGACGAGAAACAAATTCAGAATATCATCAAAGAGAGCCAATCAACGATTGTGACAGTTTCTCGTGATTTCTTCGTGATTTCAAAATCGGGAAGACGTTCTGAAATTGAAGAATTGTACGAAAAATTCAAACCATACGGAATTATGCAATTTGTTCGTTCTGGAAGAATTTCGGTTTCTAAAGAAAAAATGGAGATTTCAACATTATTAGAAACTTTCAAATAA